One Cyanobium sp. Tous-M-B4 genomic region harbors:
- a CDS encoding 50S ribosomal protein L23 → MAERFSSRLADVIRRPLITEKATRALEQNQYTFEVDHRAAKPDIKAAVEQLFDVKVIGISTMNPPRRSRRVGRFAGKRAQVKKAVVRLAEGNAIQLFPES, encoded by the coding sequence ATGGCTGAACGTTTTTCGAGCCGGCTTGCGGATGTGATCCGTCGGCCGCTGATCACCGAGAAGGCCACCCGGGCCCTCGAGCAGAACCAGTACACCTTTGAGGTGGACCATCGGGCTGCAAAACCCGACATCAAGGCTGCCGTTGAACAGCTGTTCGACGTCAAAGTCATCGGCATCAGCACCATGAATCCCCCTCGCCGCTCCAGGCGGGTGGGCCGCTTCGCCGGCAAACGTGCCCAAGTGAAGAAAGCAGTGGTGCGCCTCGCCGAAGGCAATGCCATCCAGCTGTTCCCTGAGTCCTGA
- a CDS encoding LdpA C-terminal domain-containing domain — protein sequence MSSCLTPEEALASGRWVKLICGASNQDLAAIEDLCGIFSLAGVHCIDGAVDAAVVAAIRRGIDWAEARGASRPWLMLSLSDGDDPHFRKAWFDPACCPPACPRPCERVCPALAIGLAATGAPGVLAERCYGCGRCLPACPYGLIEERSHVLAGADVPPLLAQLRPDAVELHTHPGRGVAFAERVDQLRASGVQLQRLAVSAGLEGTAQSPAALVADLWQRFTLLRGAGFRPLWQLDGRPMSGDVGAGTARAAVKLVAAVLPQAPPGPVQLAGGTNAHTLPQLTTYPLQRRIAGVAFGGVARRLLQPLLLEAQGRGRSLLADAELFPLALGLARELVNPWLERT from the coding sequence TTGAGCAGCTGCTTGACGCCTGAGGAGGCTCTCGCCTCAGGTCGCTGGGTCAAGTTGATCTGCGGGGCTAGCAACCAGGATCTGGCTGCGATCGAAGACCTCTGCGGCATTTTTTCTCTGGCTGGGGTGCACTGCATAGATGGAGCGGTAGATGCGGCTGTGGTGGCCGCGATCCGTCGCGGGATTGATTGGGCCGAAGCCCGTGGAGCCAGCCGCCCCTGGTTGATGTTGAGCCTCAGCGATGGCGACGATCCCCATTTCCGTAAGGCTTGGTTCGACCCCGCTTGCTGCCCGCCGGCCTGCCCCCGCCCCTGTGAGCGGGTTTGTCCTGCCTTGGCCATCGGGCTTGCCGCTACTGGTGCTCCAGGGGTGTTGGCGGAGCGCTGCTACGGCTGTGGCCGCTGCCTACCTGCCTGCCCCTACGGACTGATTGAGGAGCGGAGTCATGTGCTGGCAGGAGCCGATGTGCCCCCTCTGCTGGCTCAGTTGCGCCCTGATGCGGTGGAACTGCACACTCACCCGGGTCGCGGCGTGGCCTTTGCAGAGCGGGTTGACCAGCTGAGGGCCAGTGGCGTGCAGCTGCAGCGGCTGGCGGTGAGTGCGGGTCTTGAGGGCACAGCCCAGTCGCCCGCTGCGCTGGTGGCGGATCTATGGCAGCGCTTCACTTTGTTGCGCGGCGCCGGCTTTCGTCCCCTTTGGCAGCTAGACGGCCGGCCGATGAGTGGTGATGTGGGGGCGGGAACGGCCCGTGCCGCCGTCAAGTTGGTTGCGGCCGTGCTCCCCCAGGCTCCCCCCGGCCCCGTGCAGCTGGCTGGGGGCACCAACGCCCACACGCTGCCGCAGTTGACCACCTATCCCTTGCAGCGTCGAATCGCTGGCGTCGCCTTTGGTGGCGTGGCTCGCCGGCTGTTGCAGCCCCTGCTACTTGAGGCCCAGGGGCGGGGACGCTCTTTGCTTGCCGATGCCGAGCTTTTCCCCCTTGCCCTGGGGCTGGCTCGGGAGCTTGTTAATCCCTGGCTAGAACGTACGTAG
- a CDS encoding AAA family ATPase yields the protein MGPQRVTDDLDRLLALLPEVVQAALATAESREQLLEVVLDLGRVPEARYPGQVSALGNQPLERADLAAVVERLGSFGGDNRAGIERTLHRISAIRNRTGTIVGLTCRVGRAVFGTVAMVRDLLDAGESLLLMGRPGVGKTTALREIARVLADDLGKRVVVIDTSNEIAGDGDIPHPAIGGARRMQVARPELQHQVMIEAVENHMPEVIVIDEIGTELEAQAARTIAERGVMLVATAHGNAIENLIKNPTLSDLVGGIQAVTLGDEEARRRRTQKTVLERAAEPTFAMAVEMHSRHRWHVHRDVARTVDMLLRGQVGRPEIRELDADGQLQRQQESGPALAAREAVAPRPHGRPRLAAAPLPDLEEADAASERPAVEAAAAMLRVYGAGLSLGPLEQVVRARQLPVELVGSVELADAVLSLRQHLGRDPHVRRQAQELGLPILVLKSAAPPQLQRALERLLQRHREGQVQKDPVAVAACSAEADDALAGLEECRLAVEQVVLPHGQPVELLPRSERVRLMQAELADRYRLRTAVFGRGVEQRLRLFPV from the coding sequence ATCGGCCCCCAGCGCGTCACCGACGACCTCGATCGCCTGCTGGCCCTGCTGCCTGAGGTGGTGCAGGCGGCTCTGGCGACTGCCGAGTCGCGTGAGCAGTTGCTGGAGGTTGTGCTCGATCTGGGCCGGGTGCCCGAGGCCCGCTACCCGGGCCAGGTAAGCGCCTTGGGCAATCAGCCCCTGGAGCGCGCCGACCTGGCTGCAGTGGTGGAGAGACTAGGCAGCTTCGGCGGCGACAACCGTGCCGGCATTGAGCGCACCCTGCATCGCATCAGTGCGATCCGCAACCGCACCGGCACGATCGTGGGACTCACCTGCCGGGTGGGCAGAGCAGTGTTCGGCACAGTGGCCATGGTGCGCGACCTGCTCGATGCTGGCGAGTCGCTGCTGTTGATGGGGCGCCCTGGTGTGGGCAAGACCACCGCCCTGCGCGAGATCGCCCGGGTGTTGGCCGATGACCTGGGCAAGAGGGTGGTGGTGATTGACACCAGCAATGAAATCGCCGGGGATGGCGACATTCCCCATCCCGCCATTGGCGGCGCCCGGCGCATGCAGGTAGCCCGGCCGGAGCTTCAGCACCAAGTGATGATCGAGGCCGTGGAAAACCACATGCCCGAGGTAATCGTTATTGACGAGATCGGCACCGAGCTGGAAGCCCAGGCGGCGCGCACCATTGCCGAGCGTGGCGTGATGCTCGTGGCCACGGCCCATGGCAATGCCATTGAAAACTTGATCAAAAACCCCACCCTCTCCGATTTGGTGGGTGGCATTCAGGCGGTGACGCTCGGCGATGAGGAGGCCCGTCGCCGTCGCACGCAGAAAACCGTGTTGGAGAGGGCTGCCGAGCCTACTTTCGCCATGGCGGTGGAGATGCACAGCCGCCATCGTTGGCATGTGCACAGGGATGTGGCCCGCACGGTGGACATGCTGCTGCGGGGCCAGGTTGGGCGCCCTGAGATCCGGGAACTCGACGCTGATGGGCAGCTGCAGCGGCAACAGGAGTCGGGGCCTGCCCTAGCTGCCAGGGAGGCAGTGGCGCCGCGGCCCCATGGGCGACCACGGCTGGCTGCCGCACCCTTGCCCGATTTGGAGGAAGCTGACGCGGCGTCAGAGCGACCAGCGGTTGAAGCCGCTGCAGCAATGTTGCGGGTGTATGGAGCGGGGCTCAGCCTGGGGCCGCTGGAGCAGGTGGTGCGGGCCCGTCAGTTGCCCGTGGAGCTGGTGGGCAGTGTCGAGCTGGCTGACGCGGTACTCAGCCTGCGCCAACATCTCGGCCGTGATCCCCATGTGCGCCGTCAGGCTCAGGAGCTGGGCCTGCCGATTTTGGTCCTGAAGTCGGCGGCCCCGCCCCAGCTGCAGCGCGCCCTAGAGCGGCTGCTCCAGCGTCATCGAGAGGGCCAGGTGCAAAAGGATCCAGTCGCGGTGGCTGCCTGCAGCGCCGAGGCCGATGACGCACTCGCCGGGCTGGAGGAATGCCGGCTGGCGGTTGAACAGGTTGTGTTGCCCCACGGCCAGCCCGTAGAGCTGTTGCCCCGCAGCGAGAGGGTGCGGCTGATGCAGGCGGAATTAGCTGATCGCTATCGGCTGCGCACCGCTGTGTTTGGTCGCGGTGTGGAGCAGCGACTGCGGCTATTTCCTGTCTGA
- a CDS encoding HAD family hydrolase — MSFAPAAATGFLARSGPLIVFDFDGVLMDGMPEYWWSARAAALQLAPELVLPEQAPAGFISLRPLIHKGWEMVLMAAELGRPELNLEGLLADYDGALPAALSRWGWRPERLQRQLEQVRNAAIAEAPAAWLSRHRLYPGVKERLQRLGQEGADWVVLTTKGAAFAARLLAAAALEPSALYGHEHGSKPEVLHQLLDQGRPLWFVEDRRPTLATVRTDSRLASVRCFLVSWGYLGPQDAEALPADIAWLTPELFAAPLAQWPQ, encoded by the coding sequence ATGTCTTTCGCTCCCGCTGCCGCGACTGGCTTTTTGGCTAGATCTGGCCCCCTGATCGTTTTTGATTTCGACGGGGTGTTGATGGATGGCATGCCGGAATACTGGTGGTCGGCCCGGGCGGCGGCGCTGCAGCTGGCTCCAGAGCTGGTGCTCCCCGAGCAGGCACCGGCAGGTTTCATCAGCTTGCGGCCCCTGATTCACAAGGGTTGGGAGATGGTGCTGATGGCAGCGGAGCTGGGACGTCCGGAGCTCAATCTGGAGGGGTTGCTGGCCGATTACGACGGGGCCTTACCTGCCGCTCTGTCTCGTTGGGGGTGGCGGCCGGAGCGGCTGCAGCGCCAGCTTGAGCAGGTCCGCAATGCCGCCATCGCCGAAGCGCCTGCTGCCTGGCTTTCCCGCCACAGGCTTTACCCGGGGGTGAAGGAGCGATTACAGCGCTTGGGGCAGGAAGGGGCCGACTGGGTGGTGCTTACCACCAAGGGCGCCGCTTTTGCGGCCAGGCTGTTGGCGGCTGCGGCTCTAGAGCCTTCCGCCCTTTATGGCCACGAGCACGGCAGCAAGCCCGAGGTGCTGCACCAGCTGCTGGATCAGGGGCGCCCGCTCTGGTTTGTCGAAGACAGACGCCCCACGCTGGCAACGGTGCGAACCGATTCCCGCTTGGCATCGGTCCGTTGTTTTTTGGTGAGTTGGGGGTACTTGGGTCCCCAGGACGCTGAGGCTTTGCCGGCTGACATCGCCTGGCTGACGCCGGAGCTATTTGCTGCCCCCCTGGCGCAATGGCCTCAGTGA
- the rplD gene encoding 50S ribosomal protein L4 — MANCVIRDWQGKEAGKAALELKVAKESSATDLVHRAVVRQLANARQGTASTLTRAEVAGGGRKPYKQKGTGRARQGSIRTPLRPGGGVVFGPKPRSYTLAMNRKERRLALRTALMSRINDITVVKGFGVGLDTPKTKEITAGLGRLGIEAGTKVLVVLDGASEAVRRSVRNLEKVKLIAADQLNVFDLLHANKLVVSEEALAKIQEVYGDG; from the coding sequence ATGGCTAATTGTGTAATTCGCGACTGGCAAGGCAAGGAGGCCGGCAAGGCTGCCCTTGAACTCAAAGTCGCTAAGGAATCGTCTGCCACGGACTTGGTGCATCGCGCCGTGGTGCGTCAGCTGGCCAACGCCCGTCAGGGCACAGCCAGCACGCTTACACGCGCTGAAGTAGCTGGTGGCGGCCGCAAGCCCTACAAGCAAAAGGGCACAGGTCGGGCCCGCCAAGGCTCGATTCGGACCCCCCTCCGCCCCGGCGGTGGTGTGGTGTTTGGTCCCAAGCCCCGCAGCTACACCCTGGCGATGAACCGCAAGGAGCGGCGCCTGGCCCTGCGCACCGCGTTGATGAGTCGCATCAACGACATCACCGTGGTCAAGGGCTTTGGCGTTGGGCTCGATACCCCCAAAACCAAGGAAATCACCGCCGGCCTCGGCCGGCTTGGTATCGAAGCCGGCACCAAGGTGCTGGTGGTGCTCGACGGAGCCTCCGAGGCCGTGCGCCGCTCGGTGCGCAACCTCGAGAAGGTCAAGCTGATCGCTGCGGATCAGCTCAATGTGTTTGATTTGCTCCACGCCAACAAGTTGGTGGTGAGCGAGGAAGCACTCGCGAAGATTCAGGAGGTCTACGGCGATGGCTGA
- the rplV gene encoding 50S ribosomal protein L22: protein MANTPSNQALAHGRFIRGSVSKVRRVLDQIRGRSYREALIMLEFMPYRSTGPITKVLRSAVANAENNLGLDPSTLVIASAIADMGPCLKRFRPRAQGRAYAIKKQTCHISIAVAPST from the coding sequence ATGGCAAACACACCTTCCAACCAGGCTCTCGCCCACGGCCGCTTCATCCGCGGTTCCGTATCCAAGGTGCGACGAGTTCTCGACCAGATCCGTGGCCGCAGCTATCGCGAGGCCCTGATCATGCTCGAGTTCATGCCTTACCGCTCCACCGGCCCCATCACCAAGGTGTTGCGCTCGGCTGTCGCTAACGCCGAAAACAATCTCGGCCTAGACCCCTCGACATTGGTGATCGCTTCAGCGATCGCCGACATGGGTCCCTGCCTGAAGCGCTTCCGCCCCCGCGCCCAGGGTCGTGCCTACGCGATCAAAAAACAAACCTGCCACATCAGCATTGCTGTGGCTCCTTCCACCTAA
- a CDS encoding NAD(P)H-quinone oxidoreductase subunit N: MPLLLSGRGFRQDLERAGALALFAPLEGGAETRLMRRMRAVGYRAQLTSARGLGDPEAFLLQLHGVRPPHLGHQSVGRGAAVGEVQRVMPQLGALLEGAQPILLWLLEGQVLSQAELGSLIALCQREPRLKLVVEMGGSRELRWQPLEQLLDA, translated from the coding sequence ATGCCCCTGTTGCTCTCCGGTCGCGGTTTCCGCCAAGACCTTGAGCGCGCTGGTGCTCTGGCCCTATTTGCACCCCTTGAGGGTGGCGCAGAGACTCGCTTGATGCGACGGATGCGGGCTGTTGGTTATCGCGCCCAGCTCACCTCGGCGCGGGGGCTTGGTGATCCTGAGGCCTTTCTTTTGCAGTTGCACGGTGTGCGTCCGCCCCATCTGGGTCACCAGAGCGTGGGCAGGGGCGCAGCCGTGGGCGAGGTGCAGCGAGTGATGCCTCAATTGGGGGCTTTGCTCGAGGGCGCGCAGCCGATTCTGCTGTGGTTGTTGGAGGGTCAGGTTCTATCTCAAGCTGAACTGGGCTCCCTGATTGCCCTCTGCCAGCGTGAGCCCCGCCTCAAGCTTGTTGTGGAGATGGGCGGTTCCCGGGAACTGCGCTGGCAGCCCCTTGAGCAGCTGCTTGACGCCTGA
- a CDS encoding helicase yields the protein MLEAHAHQQLKALLRQEGSAPWPHHLSLSRLVARSLRRGDHTLVRLAPGSEPSWWISLLVPLALSECPLAIVVGEAQRQRLLQVELPRLAKAEPSMALPCFEGDQSPEDARVWLLNHQQLVAAWQQGWLGERQLVIPEAEQLDALLGQALEVVVTPQHWDQLRLAQPAAESSLLSLHQLLNRRVLSAPHRPNQLVALAPDDEAPLRHLLQLLSPLPPPWPDWLAAKGDGWTSWAQLNPQLLQWQLHRHPLEPLALLRGLLERRGAVLLGQLGQGSELGLQPVVELNLGDAPLADPLPLFAPLRQPLPNSPNYGQHLLEQSRRLILGQAGLTVVLIDDDALRLGLASGLAAEFGSRVVHESTAPEGNGVICARWCWWLEQQARLPLPSQIVIALLPIASLEDPLTAARVMALRREGRDWFREGLLPDALTRLQLGVAGLRREGAGRLAVLDGRLRGRSWGRQVLAALEPWINLTRLLPH from the coding sequence ATGCTCGAAGCCCACGCCCACCAGCAACTCAAAGCCCTGTTGCGCCAGGAGGGCAGTGCTCCCTGGCCCCACCACCTCAGCCTCAGCCGCTTGGTGGCCCGCAGCCTGCGCCGCGGCGACCACACCCTGGTGCGATTAGCCCCAGGCAGCGAACCCAGCTGGTGGATCAGCCTGCTCGTACCCCTAGCCCTGAGCGAGTGCCCCCTGGCAATAGTGGTGGGCGAGGCCCAACGCCAACGGCTGCTGCAAGTGGAGCTGCCCAGGCTGGCAAAGGCCGAACCAAGCATGGCCCTGCCCTGCTTCGAAGGCGACCAATCACCAGAAGATGCCCGCGTCTGGTTGCTTAATCATCAGCAGCTGGTGGCGGCCTGGCAACAGGGGTGGCTGGGGGAGCGCCAACTGGTGATCCCGGAGGCTGAACAGCTAGACGCCCTGCTGGGCCAAGCCCTGGAGGTGGTGGTCACGCCCCAGCACTGGGACCAACTGCGGCTGGCCCAGCCAGCGGCTGAGTCCAGCCTGCTGAGCCTGCACCAACTGCTCAATCGCCGGGTGCTCAGCGCTCCCCACCGTCCCAACCAGCTGGTGGCCCTGGCCCCAGACGACGAAGCACCCCTGCGCCACCTACTGCAGCTGCTAAGCCCCCTACCCCCGCCATGGCCCGACTGGCTGGCCGCCAAGGGCGACGGCTGGACCAGCTGGGCCCAGCTGAATCCCCAACTGCTGCAATGGCAACTGCACCGCCACCCCCTCGAGCCCCTGGCGCTACTCCGCGGCCTGCTGGAGCGGCGGGGTGCGGTGCTGCTGGGCCAACTTGGGCAGGGGAGTGAATTGGGGCTGCAACCGGTTGTGGAGCTGAATCTCGGCGATGCGCCCCTTGCCGACCCCCTGCCCCTATTTGCACCGCTGCGCCAACCGCTGCCGAATAGCCCGAACTACGGACAGCACCTGCTCGAGCAAAGCCGGCGCCTGATCCTTGGCCAAGCTGGGCTAACGGTCGTACTGATCGATGACGACGCCCTGCGATTAGGACTGGCCAGTGGGCTGGCGGCGGAATTCGGCAGTCGAGTAGTGCACGAGAGCACCGCGCCCGAAGGCAATGGGGTGATTTGTGCCCGCTGGTGCTGGTGGCTCGAGCAGCAGGCCCGGCTGCCGCTGCCAAGCCAGATCGTGATCGCCCTGCTGCCGATCGCCAGCCTCGAAGATCCACTCACCGCTGCGCGAGTAATGGCCCTGCGCCGGGAGGGTCGCGATTGGTTCCGAGAGGGCCTGTTGCCAGATGCCCTCACCCGTTTGCAGCTCGGTGTAGCGGGGCTTAGGCGCGAGGGCGCTGGCCGGCTGGCCGTACTGGATGGGCGGCTGCGGGGGCGGAGCTGGGGCCGCCAGGTGCTTGCGGCCCTGGAACCCTGGATCAACCTCACCCGCCTACTGCCTCACTGA
- a CDS encoding DUF1815 family protein, producing the protein MFPRLAEQYRSVVHDLVMSLQALAKSLQDRGTAATCYVCGDGRDGHGASFVANLDANHMVRFLVSDFGISWVESRNGHELVKLEGAEAIQELQRVAQVLQSPVAAKGPRAQSPANLPNPNQLKGAFTLP; encoded by the coding sequence GTGTTCCCACGCTTAGCCGAGCAGTACAGATCTGTGGTTCACGACCTGGTGATGAGTCTGCAGGCTCTCGCCAAAAGCCTTCAAGACCGAGGCACTGCTGCCACCTGCTACGTCTGCGGTGATGGCCGAGATGGTCACGGAGCCTCCTTCGTCGCCAACCTCGACGCGAACCACATGGTGCGGTTCTTAGTTTCCGATTTCGGCATCAGCTGGGTGGAATCCCGCAATGGCCACGAACTGGTGAAGCTGGAAGGAGCCGAAGCCATTCAGGAGCTGCAGCGAGTCGCCCAAGTGCTCCAAAGCCCCGTGGCAGCCAAGGGACCACGAGCTCAATCCCCAGCCAACCTGCCTAACCCCAACCAGCTCAAGGGAGCATTCACACTCCCTTGA
- the rpsS gene encoding 30S ribosomal protein S19: MGRSLKKGPFVADSLLRKVEKQNGADDKSVIKTWSRASTILPMMIGHTIAVHNGKSHVPVYVTEQMVGHKLGEFAPTRTFRGHIKDKKGGR, encoded by the coding sequence ATGGGACGTTCGCTCAAAAAAGGACCGTTTGTTGCCGACAGCCTGCTCCGCAAGGTTGAAAAGCAAAACGGCGCAGATGACAAGTCCGTGATCAAAACCTGGTCTCGTGCTTCCACCATCCTGCCGATGATGATCGGCCACACCATTGCTGTTCACAACGGCAAATCCCATGTTCCCGTCTACGTGACGGAGCAGATGGTGGGCCACAAACTCGGGGAATTTGCCCCCACCCGCACCTTCCGGGGCCACATCAAGGATAAGAAAGGAGGCCGCTGA
- the rplB gene encoding 50S ribosomal protein L2, translating to MAIRKYRPITPGTRTRVASDFSEVTGRERERGLVVAKHRRKGRNNRGVITCRHRGGGHKRLYRIVDFRRDKLGVVAKVAAIHYDPHRNARLALLFYADGEKRYILAPAGIEIGQQVISGPESPIETGNALPLSAIPLGSSVHNVELYAGRGGQMVRTAGASAQVVAKEGDYVALKLPSTEVRLVRRECYATLGEVGNSEVRNTSLGKAGRKRWLGRRPEVRGSVMNPCDHPHGGGEGRAPIGRSGPVTPWGKPALGYKTRKRNKPSNRFVLRKRRRTSKRSRGGRDS from the coding sequence ATGGCTATCCGTAAATACCGACCCATCACCCCCGGCACCCGTACCCGTGTCGCCAGCGACTTCTCCGAAGTAACTGGCCGCGAACGGGAGCGAGGCCTGGTGGTCGCCAAACACCGCCGCAAAGGCCGCAACAACCGCGGCGTGATCACCTGCCGCCACCGCGGCGGTGGTCACAAGCGCCTCTACCGCATCGTCGACTTCCGCCGCGACAAGCTAGGAGTCGTCGCCAAAGTTGCGGCCATCCACTACGACCCGCACCGCAACGCCCGCCTAGCCCTGCTCTTCTACGCCGATGGCGAGAAGCGCTACATCCTTGCTCCGGCTGGCATTGAGATCGGACAGCAGGTGATCTCCGGACCCGAGTCGCCGATTGAAACGGGGAATGCCCTGCCTCTATCTGCCATCCCCCTCGGCTCCAGCGTCCACAACGTTGAGCTCTATGCCGGTCGGGGCGGCCAGATGGTCCGCACTGCTGGTGCCAGTGCCCAGGTGGTTGCCAAAGAGGGCGACTACGTAGCCCTCAAGCTGCCTTCAACCGAAGTACGCCTTGTGCGCCGCGAGTGCTACGCCACCCTCGGTGAAGTTGGCAACTCCGAAGTCCGCAATACCAGCCTGGGCAAGGCTGGTCGCAAGCGCTGGCTTGGTCGCCGGCCTGAAGTGCGTGGTTCGGTGATGAACCCCTGCGACCACCCTCACGGTGGTGGTGAGGGCCGCGCCCCGATCGGACGTTCCGGTCCGGTCACCCCCTGGGGCAAACCTGCCCTTGGCTACAAAACCCGTAAGCGGAACAAACCCAGCAATCGGTTTGTGCTCCGGAAACGTCGCCGTACCTCCAAACGGAGCCGTGGCGGACGCGATTCCTGA
- a CDS encoding DUF2839 domain-containing protein — MGEAKRRSIQGLPPKLVKPKRPKEIDTSPRIAAWLPLTRNQADRFVTLTTKGAWIGIGALVLFWLTVRFVGPAAGWWNLSDG; from the coding sequence ATGGGGGAAGCCAAGCGACGCAGCATTCAGGGTCTGCCACCCAAGCTGGTTAAGCCGAAACGGCCCAAAGAAATTGACACCTCACCACGAATCGCAGCCTGGCTGCCACTAACGCGCAACCAGGCTGATCGCTTCGTCACCCTCACCACGAAAGGGGCCTGGATAGGCATCGGCGCCTTGGTGCTGTTCTGGCTGACGGTTCGTTTTGTCGGCCCCGCAGCCGGATGGTGGAACCTGTCCGACGGCTGA
- the recA gene encoding recombinase RecA, with translation MGLVLNQIERNFGKGSIMRLGDASRMRVETIGTGALTLDLALGGGYPKGRVVEVYGPESSGKTTLTLHAIAEVQKRGGVAAFVDAEHALDPVYAAALGVDIENLLVSQPDTGEMALEIVDQLVRSAAVDIVVIDSVAALTPRAEIEGEMGDLAVGAQARLMSQAMRKITGNIGKSGCTVIFLNQLRQKIGVTYGNPETTTGGNALKFYASVRLDIRRIQTLKRGTEEYGIRAKVKVAKNKVAPPFRIAEFDILFGRGISTLGCLLDLAEETGVVIRKGAWYSYEGDNIGQGRDNTITWLEQNPAQAEVIERLTRQKLKEGSEVTANSMKPLAAAAKAAVAASALAEVGDGLEELPVAS, from the coding sequence TTGGGGCTTGTCTTGAATCAGATCGAGCGCAATTTCGGCAAGGGTTCGATCATGCGCCTGGGGGATGCCTCCCGCATGCGGGTGGAAACCATCGGCACCGGTGCCCTCACCCTGGATCTGGCCCTGGGTGGGGGTTATCCCAAAGGCCGAGTAGTGGAGGTCTATGGGCCGGAGAGTTCCGGTAAGACCACCCTCACGCTGCATGCCATTGCCGAGGTGCAGAAGCGAGGTGGTGTGGCCGCTTTTGTGGATGCGGAGCATGCTCTCGACCCCGTCTATGCAGCGGCCCTTGGCGTTGACATTGAAAACCTGCTGGTCTCCCAACCGGATACCGGTGAGATGGCCTTGGAGATCGTCGATCAGCTGGTGCGTTCAGCCGCCGTGGACATTGTGGTGATCGACTCGGTGGCGGCCTTGACCCCCCGCGCTGAAATTGAAGGTGAAATGGGGGATCTGGCTGTGGGTGCCCAAGCTCGTCTGATGAGCCAGGCCATGCGCAAGATCACCGGCAATATCGGTAAATCCGGCTGCACCGTGATCTTCCTCAACCAGCTGCGCCAGAAGATCGGTGTCACCTACGGCAATCCGGAAACCACCACCGGCGGTAATGCCCTCAAGTTTTATGCATCGGTGCGCTTGGACATTCGCCGGATTCAGACCCTCAAGCGGGGCACCGAGGAGTACGGCATCCGCGCCAAGGTGAAGGTGGCAAAAAACAAAGTCGCCCCGCCCTTCCGGATTGCTGAATTTGACATCCTGTTTGGCCGTGGTATCAGCACCCTGGGCTGTTTGCTCGACTTGGCAGAGGAGACCGGTGTGGTAATCCGCAAAGGTGCCTGGTATAGCTACGAGGGCGACAACATTGGTCAGGGCCGGGACAACACGATCACCTGGTTGGAGCAAAACCCAGCCCAGGCTGAGGTGATTGAGCGACTCACTCGGCAAAAGCTGAAGGAGGGCTCAGAGGTCACCGCCAATTCCATGAAGCCCCTTGCCGCGGCGGCTAAGGCGGCTGTTGCAGCATCAGCCCTCGCTGAAGTTGGCGATGGCCTCGAAGAGTTGCCGGTGGCTAGCTGA
- the rplC gene encoding 50S ribosomal protein L3, whose protein sequence is MSIGILGKKLGMSQFFNDEGKSIPVTLIEAGPCRITQLKSTSTDGYNAVQLGFGDIREKLVNKPAKGHLAKSGDEVLRHLKEYRVDSVDGLELGGSISVTAFEPGQKVDVSGDTMGRGFSGLQKRHGFSRGPMTHGSKNHREPGSIGAGTTPGRVYPGKRMAGRYGGKQITTRGLVILKVDVERNLLVVKGSVPGKPGALLNIRPANRVGAKAGN, encoded by the coding sequence ATGTCTATCGGCATTCTTGGGAAGAAATTGGGCATGTCCCAGTTCTTCAACGACGAGGGCAAGTCCATCCCGGTCACCTTGATCGAGGCGGGTCCTTGCCGCATCACCCAACTCAAAAGCACCAGCACCGACGGCTACAACGCTGTTCAGCTTGGTTTTGGCGACATTCGCGAAAAGCTCGTGAACAAGCCGGCCAAGGGGCACTTAGCCAAGTCTGGTGATGAGGTCCTGCGCCACCTGAAGGAATATCGGGTCGACAGCGTGGATGGCCTTGAGCTGGGTGGCTCCATCTCCGTGACGGCCTTTGAGCCTGGTCAAAAGGTTGATGTGAGCGGCGACACCATGGGCCGTGGCTTTTCCGGCCTCCAAAAGCGCCACGGCTTCAGCCGGGGGCCCATGACCCACGGTTCCAAGAACCACCGAGAGCCTGGCTCGATCGGCGCCGGCACTACGCCGGGCCGCGTCTACCCCGGCAAGCGCATGGCGGGCCGCTACGGCGGCAAACAAATCACCACCCGCGGCCTCGTCATCCTCAAAGTGGATGTAGAGCGCAACTTGCTGGTAGTGAAGGGTTCGGTGCCCGGCAAGCCTGGCGCCCTGCTCAACATCCGCCCGGCGAACCGGGTGGGCGCGAAAGCCGGGAACTGA